The sequence below is a genomic window from Lycium ferocissimum isolate CSIRO_LF1 chromosome 9, AGI_CSIRO_Lferr_CH_V1, whole genome shotgun sequence.
TGATACAAAATGTCGATACCTTATCAATAAGCTCATCCCAGGCATCCTCCTTCAACGATTGCAACCTTCTCTTTGCTACTTCAACGAGCAGCATAGCATTTGCAATATCCGTTCTTTCTTTTGTAATGATTTATTAAGCTCATCTTGTGATTCCTAAGATATCTCTCATCAAATGCAACATAAAAGCAATCTTAAATGTTTGACAAGCTTCAAGATATCCTGTTGCCTTAGCACTTTCATCTGGAGAATATGCATCAACAACAAGTGcatcaagaacatcaataatagaacaaaacataagaataaaattacaaaaagaTTTGTAGTGAGATCCCCAACGAGTATCACCAGCTCTTATAAGACCAAGTTCTTGATGCAAGCCTCTACCTGTTGTAAGTTCACCCATATCTAATGCCTCttgaattctttctttttgagaTTCTCGAAATTCATCCATACGCTTAAAAGAAGCTcccaacacattcaaaacatttgAAACTAATAATACAAGTTCCCCCACATGAATACATTTTTTAGAAACCGCAACAAGAGTTAGTTGAAGTTGATGAGCAAAACAATGAATAGAATGTGCTGAGAAACTTTCTTGCCTAATCAACTTTTTAAGGCCTTTTATCTCACCTTGCATATTGCTTGCCCCATCGTAACATTGCCCGCGCACATAAGATAGACTCAATGAATGTTGAGAAAGTAAATTGACAATTGCACTCTTTAGAGATAAAGCACTAGTATCTTGAACATGTACAATATCAATCAATCGCTCCATCACATATCCCTTTCGATCAATATATCGTAAAACAACAACCATTTGTTCCTTACGTGACACATCAAAAGATTCATCAACTAATAAGGCAAAATAGTCACCATTTAATTCCTCAATGATAGCTTTGATGGTCTCTATCTTACATGCAGTCACAATATCTTTTTGAATCATTGGAGAGGTCATTCGGTCATTCTGAGGAGCATGTTCCAATACATAATCATGAATTTTATCACAGTGTTTCGCATACCATGagagaatttcaagaaaattaccCCTATTAAGTGATGATTTAGACTCATCATGACCCCGAAATGCAAATCCTTGATTCACAAGAAGTCTTACTACATCAATTGAAGCAGTTAAGCGAAGCCAGTACTCATGCTTAAATTGATCAGATTGCCCCCTCCCAAATGCAGATATAATAGACTGTTGTTGTCGACTTAGATCTTCACATCTTTTTTTTGCTTGGTTATGAATGCTATTTGACTTACCAACGTGTATCCacaaacttttctttttattccaACTCTTAAACCCAATGGTCGAAAATACATCACCTCCACCTTGATGAATGTTACTATCTTTAAATAAATAACAATACAAACAATATGCTGCATCGTTACTTACGCTATACTCCAACCAATCAGGATATTCCTGAAACCATTTAGGATTAAAACGGCGCATATCTCCATAAAAATCTGTTGGAGGAAAGATATGATTCTCAGGTTGACAAGGACCTTGTCGAATGTATGCTCTCCTAATTACATCACGATCGTTTGGATGATAGTCCAAGATTTGAGTTCTTTTCGCCGGATCATACTCTAAAGAATCTAAATCAATTTCTTGTCTTTGAGACGAATGCAATGGTACTTCCGATTGATTGGCATTCTCTAAATCAGTTTCTTGTCTTTGAGAAGAATGCAATGGTACTTCCGATTGATTGACATTTTCTTCCCGATTAGGTTGATTATGAGAGGCCAAATTTGATTTTGGTACTTTGGAAAAATACTTCTTCAGCGAGTTTTGAGACTGAATTATAGAATAAAAATTAGTTAGAAGTAGAAAAGTAGCAATATAGCAATAATCAGCTAAAACAGCCACACCCTTCAGGCTTCATCACTCAAAAGGTAATATCAAATAACACCACAATACTTTCAGAGAAATAAACCAAACAAAATAGGATATTGCACAAGATTGAATAAAACCACAATGCCGATTAACACCTATGGCACAAATCAAATGCGTTCAAATCAAAATAAACTGACGACAAAACTAGTCAATGCTGGGCCTATAAATTTGGATGGCAATTGGCAAGAAAATCCAAATCTAAACCAAACAAGAGTAAGAAACTAAGATTGaatgaatgtttttttttttgggtttcagATTAAACAAAAGGTAAACGGAAATCCACTTTGTAGTACACTAGTACAGCACATTAAATTAAGCTTTTTTAACCCATTACAACATCACTcaccatggaaattaattagtgcaaaacaaaaataacatcaaaaagaaaaggaaaatttgaagagaggagaaagaaaaagacaacAAGAAATAAAGGATGAAGACTAACTTACCGTTGCCATGACGATGACGAGTGATTGACGGAACAGAGGTATAAGCACGAGCAGAAATTGGGGATTTGTTTAATCCCTAATTCAATCCACGTTTCTTTTCTAGAACTAGGGATTTGTTTAATCCCTTACTGACTCTTAGTAGTCacgttttttattttaaaaatatagtcTACGTCGTCGTTTCaactcagttttttttttttttttttttttttttttttttaaaacgccAATGACtgaagtcaaaaaaaaaaaagcatgtcGCAAACTGGGATCGAACACGCAACCTTGTTAGCCTGAACCTTTGACACCCCTTAACCACTCGGCTAAGCCCTCAACGTATTACAAGAGGTGTCAATAGtagtacatatatgtataaaaccAGAATTTCACATACCTATACAACGTAATTTTCCAGCGAAGGGGTGTCGCTTGACACCCCTCGGGACCAGGTAGCTCCGTCCCTGGTTGTGAAGCACCATCAAAGTACATTTTCCACGAAGGTTGAATTTCAACGACCATTGCATCTTTATCAGGAAGTTCATCGGTTAGCTCCCAATCATCAGGTATCGGGTGATCCGCCAAGAAGTCCACTAATTCTTGTCCTTTTACAGCCTTTTGAAGGATGTATATGATCTCAAATTGTTGAAACTAGAGGTACCACCTTGCTAGTCGATCACTGAGGAGTGGTTTTGACATCATAAACTTAATGCGATTTGCCCTGGAAATAAGATGAACACTATGAGCTTGAAAGTAGTGCTTCAACTTTTGAATCGAGAAGACTAAAGCCAAACACAACTTTTCAATTAGCGTGTAATTTAGCTCATTTGGTGTCATCATTCTGCTCAAGTAGTAAAGAGAATTTTCTTTCCCTTCACTATTCTCTTAGGCCAACAACGCTCCAACCGACCTTTCTTGTCTTTGAAATGTATAGTATCAATGGTTTTCAGTGTACAGGGGCTACTAGAACTGGAGGCTTCATCAAATGTGACTTGATATTCTCGAAGGCATTAGTACGTGCTTCGTCCCACTTGAAAGGGGCGCTGTTCTTCATGAGACGACTGAATGGTTGGCACCTTCCAGCTAAATTTGAAATGAATCTCCTAATGTAAGCTAGTTTCCCTTGCATACTTTTTAACTCATGAATATTTCGGGGCTCGGGCATTTTCAAAATCGCATCAACTTTGGCTTGATCAATTTCAATTCCTCGATGTTGAACAATGAAACCAAGGAATTTTCCAGAAGTAACTCCAAAGGCACATTTCAATTGATTCATTCGAAGTCGATATCTCCGAAGTCACTCGAACACCATTCTCAAGTCTTGCAAGTGGTCGCtcctctttcttgattttaccaCCAAGTCATCCACATAGCATTCAACATTTTTATGGAGAAAATCATCAAAGATATTCTGCATAGCCCTTTGATATGTGGCAACAGCATTTTTCAAACTAAAAGGCATCACTTTGTAACAATAAATACCCTTGGGTGTATGAAATGCAGTAAGCTCTTTATCTTTTGGTGCCATGCGAATTTAGTTATAGCTGGATAAACCATCCATGAAAGACATCGCCTTGTAACCAGTGGTAGGATCAATCATCAATTTTGGGATGGGAAGCGGAAAATCATCTTTAGGGCATGCGTTGTTAAGATCCCTGAAGTCAATATAAACTCGaatttggctagtcttcttttTCATGGGAACTATACTCGAAATCCATGTCAGATATTTAACTTCACTAATAAAGCCAGCTTCAATGAGTTTGTTGACTTCATTTTCGATCGAAGGAACCAAATCGTCCGAAATGCCTTTGGGCCCGCTTTTTAACAGACAGCACCATTCTTGACCACCGATGATGGACTGCTACTTTGGGATCTAATCCGTGCATCTCTTTATAACTCCAAGCAAAAACATCCCTATATTCTTTGAGTATTTCCATGTAAGTGTCTTCTTCATCACCTGTTAGAAAAGCACTTAGGTAGGTGGGCCTTGGGTCTTCATCAGTACCAAGATTAACTTCTTTCAAGGAGTCTACTATGGTCTTCACCCCTCTCGAGGATCACCATCATTGAAAGATATGTGGTAATACGAGGAGATGTCCTCCAACTTCTCGGCAACCTCCATCTGAAATGAACTATCTTGATCACTTTGTGTAGTAATATGATATGAAGAACATACACTTTCCTCATTTTCGTCACGCTCCTTGGTATAAACCACAGTGTGACTTTTCTTTTAGTACCTCCCCACATGAAACCACAAGGTTTGTTTGTCATCTCATTCTAAAAGGAATCAAACTTTGTATATCCTTCTGGGTTCTGGGCAAAGCTAGCGTTTTCACGCTTTGATAATCTCTGTGGAActtgttcttccttttcttcttcagcTTCAACGGCCCTAATCTCTCAAATACAGAAGCTTTTATGGCCTACTTTCCAAGACGATCAAACACTGAAGGCCTTTTGTTGGAAGCAACAAACTCATCTTCCATAGTGATGTAGTTGGTACTTGCCCTTCTTATGGATATGCGAACTGGCAGAGGTTGTTTGTATCCCAAACCTTCACGTGATTGCATTATGCTAGCTCCTGATAGAAGTTTTCCTAACTTTGATGGCTCGTTGGGGTTGTACCCAACCTTGACAAATAACTTGCAAGCATTTGGATCAAAGCCTTCATTTGTACATTTTGTAGGGAGTGCCATATTTTTGGTAGATTCTAAGCCACGAAGTCTCCAAGTAGCTTTGAGGACAAATTTATCGTATCAATTCGTCTGATAGGAAGAGTTATCCCCCCTAGCATATTTTCTTGAGCTTCAGATGGTTGACCTTCCTCTTTTTTCAACTTTGGAACATTGCAGAGCACAGaagttgtcttcttcttcttcttcttcttcttcttcttcttcttcttcttcttcttcttcttcttcttcttcttcttcttcttcttcttcaaagacACGATGTTCCCTTTATTAGGACTGGAGTGCGGCACCTCAGCACCAACTTCAACTTTTTCAATAGTCTCATCAGCTCTTTCAGTTGCAATTTTATCACTCTTGGTCGTTGCGATGTCATCAACTTTTACTTCTCTCACAATGTAGTTCTTCAAATAGAACTTCGTATCGACGAAGTGTGACTCAGCTTCAGTAAATGGCTTATCATCAgcaactatcttctttttgaCACTACCTTCGAGATACTTCAAACATTGATAGTAGCAGGATGGGACAGCTTTATTCTCGTGTATCCATGGTCTGCCAAGCAACATATTGTACGAAGTCTTTGCGTTGATGACATTCATCCATGCACTTGTTCACAAATCTTCGATGGTGATATCTAATTTGATAGCACCTATGGCTCGTTGCCCCCCTTGATTGAATCCTTGTATCATCAAGCGGCTTTCAAAAAGTTCATCAGTTGTGATATCAAGTTCTTTCATTGTGCGAATAGGAAGAATGTTAACTTAAGATCCATCATCTATTAATATTCTGTTTATCCTCTTCTCGAGGGCATAACCCAACATCTACAAAGGATGATTGTGTAGTGTTTCACCAAGTAGAAGATCGTCATCCGTGAATGTGATTCTTGTATCACATGTGTGGACCTCTTGGAAACAAGATTCAACAGGCTTTTTAGATGATGATAGAGACATCGTTGATAGGGTTTCATCCTTTGCTTCTTCTTTATTAGTATTGAAGTACGATGCCTCAATGTTGTCTCGAGTAGTCTTATTGTGGAACCAAATCGGTAGGAATTCCTCCAAAGTCATGGGACGTCGTGGTTGCTGGTGGTAGTTCACCTCCACTTTTGCTTTCTTCGGATGCTCAATTGATTCTTGCTTCCTTGGTCTTCTAACCATCCTCTtcctatgtcacgacccgactaggggccatgacgggtactcggagtTCTACCAAGCACCGCTCATTACGCTGGTCATCACACTCATCctggacacatataatctccaaggcaatacataaatatacataagccctcacggttGCAAAAATGATACACAAGAATATACACTGATGCATCCATAAGACAACAACTACCCACGCATccctatctacgagcctctactagagtactgagacataaggacgggacaggaccccgtcataccccaaatatatacacaaaagaatatgaccataagtagcacctccggagtagcggagtgctcctgtgaatccgCTGATAAGCTACTgtgtctgcaccgtctccctgtctacctgtggacatgaacatagcgtccaaaaagaaaagacgtcagtacgaaaaatgtactgagtatgcaaggcatgaataatactagcataataaagaaataatgaaaacataaggcgaagatataacctgtaCATCAATTGCCTCTTACGGCGAATActatgcatgcttaacttttaaAAGAGACcacatgttatgcatatcaaatatatcatcatcgttaacccgcgtccgggtaactatcacacgccgcccactagtggtgtcatgtccggccaactggcacggtgttatcataagccgcccgccttagcggtgtcatgcccggccatctaggctcggtgtaatcataatCCGCCCGCCTTCGCGATGtcatgcccgaccatctaggcatggtgtaatctcatcaGTACATACTTATCATGAGGTATgcattaaaatcaattaaatgctacaactctatcggggtgacgtaaggtcgagaacccccgattccattatggagtagtcatgatcatcatgtctcaccttgaaggaactagcattataaggtgagtctagcaataatgaataacatcaaggaatcatataaggatcattaacttcataagaatatcatatcgtgagctttggcatctctagacttagacttatcatcatcattgtcatattcacagcgcatctcttatctttatttcatgggaagctcttaataatcatagactcatagtttccaaaatatgagaaaatcatgaaaagttAAAGGAAGACAtattataggagtcatgccttagaaaaagaagggactagcctcacatacctttacgtctctctaactttatcaattaaacgcttccctccaatgttcacgattctacattcaagagaattcgtactaagattagataattggaaacatacttaagcttaagctaataaaaattgggcagcacttcctttatttctacaacttcctccaaatgctataacaactcccaacatcaataacaacattcataatattatgATCAATAACTTTGTCAAGTTCGGCATTATCCAATTCTCACAATTTCCTACCAAAATGATTAATGACCATAGCTATGGCATAACATTGTATTCGTTCTCATATAATAcctctttaacatcatttgtatcatttacaacaagatttcactcataacatctcaagaatcatgattcatgtcaaactactattcaagaataccactattcttatatttgtaacccattttctactttcttccataatccaagtctttcaaccattcagtATTCTTAATAGCAATGAACACAAAACTCACATTTGATTGTGAAGGAATGTGTTTTGGttggaaatgcttcacttggagaaaaccctagctccacTTCTAAAGAAATTTCTAGCTCCCATCAACCCTCattagcattcttgcacttgattctactatttttggtatttgatctttggtttcccttgaatttatgttagtgAAATGTGTGGAacgttctagaggtcttgagagaagtggagaagttggaaaaatgagaaattagaagtgggaacttatatttatagttagaaaaatactcagcccgacgGGAGTTATACGAAccgttatacggtccgtataagtgatcgtattTCACCATTAGGGAGATCCCTTTTTCTGTAAGGTTGTACAGACCCcgtatacggaccgtataagtggtcgtataaccccatttttctgaagttaatctcgtcgttttgtttgatctccaatccttatggaatcttcttagcacttgtttaacacttcattaacaatctaaggagtgttataacttttctttcagacattattaaatcaacattagctcggtacttgcAAACcccttccaaaacacgacttatactttacattcttcaacgaactttcttctcttgcctcgcatgtctttggaatcttcattagaatcgttaagtaccccttattccccttcttacttgtagggacatcatatacatcttaccctGTGGTAGTCTATTTACCgtgcaatgacatgaaattttccgaggtgtaacactcttcccccctttaaaaacattcgtccttaaatgttaagttctcgggaattgtacaaaaatttcgccagagtttcctctgtaatatggcgctaccatcctgtcacaacagcccacaataacaatgcctcacagggctacaatacaatggcaagaaaatatggccacacagGACTAAAAGCGTTAAAAAGAAAGCAATTCATACCTCATAATACCGATGTCTTATCTTGAAACAAGTGTGGGTACTTGGACATCATGTTTccttccacttcccaagtcatttcctctcgattattgtttcgtcacaagaccttaactgaggctacctctttatttctaagtttccgtacttgcctatctagtatagcaatagGTACCTCTTTATAAGCCAATCTTtccgtaacttgaacatcatctacaggcacgATCCTAGTGggatctccgacacacttatggagcattgatacatggaaaactggatggattgattcaagttctgggggtaagtccagttcataagctacttggcctatcttatggacaatcttataaggtccaatgtatcgaggacttaattttcccttcttaccaaatctcatcacgcctttcattggtgatacctttaagaatacccaatcatcaacttggaattctaagtctcgccgacggttgtccgtataagatttctggcgactttagGCTATCGATAATCGATCTAggataaccttgatcttttccactgcttgttgaatcaactctgacctattagttgtatctctcctacttcaaaccacccaattggggatctacactttcttccatatagagcttcatacggggccatctgaatactagaatgatagctattgttgtatgcaaactcaataagaggtaagtggtcatcccaacttccaccgaaatctagcacacatgaccgtaacatatcttccaaggtctgaatagtgtgttcggcttgcccatcagtttgtggatgaaatgctatgctaagccttacctgagtacccaaaccttcttggaaagacttttagaatttagctgtaaattgtgctcctctatctgtgatagtagatatcgggacaccatgaagtcacactatctccttaagatacaaccttgcataatcttctgccgaatatgtggttttgactggaagaaaatgagctgatttcatgagtctgtccacgatcacccatatggagtcatacttgcatCGGGAGCGAGGcaaacctacaatgaaatccatgttgattacttcccatttctaggctggaatttccatggcttgtaacaatcctcctggcttttgatgctcaattttcacttgttgacaatttggacattgagatacaaattctgctatgtctttcttcattccatcccaccaatacattaacttgagatcgtgatacatttttgtcgctcctgggtgaatagaataccgagagaaatgagcttcttctagaatctgacgacgtagtcctgcaacatttggaacacatagcctgcctcggtacctaagaactccatctgtagaaacctcaaatggcgacttctctttctcaggaaATGTATCCCTATAGTGATTCAACTGGGAATATTCATATTAGCGGTCTcgcacctccatatctaaggactaaacagttgggttgtgaataccaattCTCGCATTGCCTGAACAaattagacgaactccgaggctagctagctggtgaagctcacagattaattccttcttctccGGAGGGACCTTACttagactacccattgatttacggctaagtgcatcagctattAAGTTCACCTTTCCgagatggtataaaatactcacaccATAATCCTGtaataattctaaccatcacctctgccgcagatttaactccttctgcttgaaaatatattggagactcttgtgatccgtataaatatcaacatgtacaccatacaaataatgtctccacatctttagtgcatgaataaccgcagccaattcgagatcatgagttggatagttcttttcatgtttccgcaactgccgggaagcataggcaatgactttaccatgctgcatcaacacacagcctaacccaacaccagaggcatcacaatacacaacataaccatctggcccttctgggagtgtcaggactggggctgaagttaatttatccttcaattcctaGAAACTACGTTCataagcatcggtccactggaatTTTGCCGATTTCTATGTTAGCTTCATTAATGGTGCCGAgatggaagaaaatccttccacaaatcttctatagtaacctgccaatcccaaaaagctacggacttctgtaggcgttgtgggccttggccaagtcttaacagcctcaatcttttgaagtatcaactcgaatgccgtCACCGAAAGGATAatgtggcccagaaaagtcacgtaattagccaaaactcacatttgaaaattttacatacaattctcgagtccgaagaattccaaggataaTACACAAATAGTCTACATGCTCCGcttctgtccgagagtatactagaatatcatcaatgaacacgatcataAATAGATCTAAGGGAGGCTTGAATaaattattcatcagattcataaacaccgctagagcattagtcaacccaaatgacatcacccgaaattcatagtggccacatctcgttctgaaagctgttttgggtatatcttcttctctaactctcacttggtgataccccgatcttagatcaattttggaaagccatttggcaccctgtaattagtcaaacaaatcattgattcttggaagcggatatttattctttatcgtcaccttgttcagctgcctataatcaatgcacatatgtagggaaccatctttctttctcacaaataagacaggtgctccccacggtgatgaactgggcctaataaatcctttctcaagcaaatttTTCAATTGCACCttcagctctttcaattctgcaagagccattcggtaaggaggaatagatataggcttagtatccggtaacacatcaatagcgaaatcaatctctctttccggaggaaggcctggaagttcatctggaaatacatccgaaaattcattcactaccgggacggattgaaaagtcagCGGTTTTGCTTcaatatcatgaactcgaactaaatgataaatatagcctttaactatcatcttccttgccttaaggtaagaaataaacctacctcttggagacgctgtattacctttccattcaaacacgggttctcccgggaattgaaatcgaactattttcattctacaatccacattagcataacaagaagccaaccaatccatgcccataatcacatcaaaatctaacatttccagctcaattaaATCAGCAATAGTCTGATGATTACATACCACCACCacacaattcttgtatacttgtctagctattacgggatcaccaaccggagtagatacctcaaaaggtttaattggctcaggtttctCCCCAATACGGCCAGCAATATAAAGAGTAACATAAGACAACATAGTGCTCGGataaatcaatgcataaacgtcatgagagaatatgaATAGTATACCTATAACTatatccggggaggactcaagatcctgacaTTCGGCTAAAGCATAATTACGGGGCTGGGTGCCACCTaaactggatgctccccctctgcccctaccgcGGCCTATTgaaatctggggagtctgccctaccaGGTGCATAGATGAGGAAGAACTAGCTATggatcctgtgggctgagccccaactctaccacccatcgatCGACAATCTCGCATCACGTGCCCAAcctccacaaacataacaagcatccgaacctCGGTGATACGAGtccgaatgtaatctaccgcaccggCTACATCGCGAACCGGTGGTCTCCGCTAGCTAGGATCACCTCCAACCGAGAACCCGAGACCTCGAACTTTACCGTCGGAAAAAATAGGCGATCAAATCTTCTGCTCGTAAACCAAAGAGGTGCACTCGTCGCGGACTGGCCCGAATATCTAGAATACTAttgctgaccccctctatactcactgctatcagatctggccctcttgctctgttctctatcaacatcacgctCGCCTCGGCGCGGCTGCTGTTGCTCctctaagttctgggcatgggcctgaatacggaaaatatccatcccctcctgtAATGAAGCCGTCAGacaatccttgaacaaatgtggccctaagccactcacaaatctatgtactctatctcccatgtcagccaccatagttctagcatatctagccaatgaattaaagtgaaggctatactctcgggcacttatattcccttgcttcaaattcaagaatttatcagcTCTGGACCGACGAACTTCGGGTGGCAAATAAAGACAAAGAAAAGCTTTCACGAACTCTTTCCAAATTAGGGGAGGTGCATCCTCtcctcttgaagaaatccaattattgtaccaaaggaccgctacatcccggagtctataagatgccaactccacaga
It includes:
- the LOC132029545 gene encoding uncharacterized protein LOC132029545, coding for MATSQNSLKKYFSKVPKSNLASHNQPNREENVNQSEVPLHSSQRQETDLENANQSEVPLHSSQRQEIDLDSLEYDPAKRTQILDYHPNDRDVIRRAYIRQGPCQPENHIFPPTDFYGDMRRFNPKWFQEYPDWLEYSVSNDAAYCLYCYLFKDSNIHQGGGDVFSTIGFKSWNKKKSLWIHVGKSNSIHNQAKKRCEDLSRQQQSIISAFGRGQSDQFKHEYWLRLTASIDVVRLLVNQGFAFRGHDESKSSLNRGNFLEILSWYAKHCDKIHDYVLEHAPQNDRMTSPMIQKDIVTACKIETIKAIIEELNGDYFALLVDESFDVSRKEQMVVVLRYIDRKGYVMERLIDIVHVQDTSALSLKSAIVNLLSQHSLSLSYVRGQCYDGASNMQGEIKGLKKLIRQESFSAHSIHCFAHQLQLTLVAVSKKCIHVGELVLLVSNVLNVLGASFKRMDEFRESQKERIQEALDMGELTTGRGLHQELGLIRAGDTRWGSHYKSFCNFILMFCSIIDVLDALVVDAYSPDESAKATGYLEACQTFKIAFMLHLMRDILGITR